One part of the Sorangiineae bacterium MSr11954 genome encodes these proteins:
- a CDS encoding ABC transporter permease has product MMNVALRTLFHERGKFVAALLGVCFAATLVLAQSGLYFGFKGMSTTVISHLRGDVWVMAKGTQLFDSADRVSAGAAEAVAAHPCVRGVRSLIMSWATLRKPSGAVDNVQLIGFARDDLDVVPWSLADGLPADLHAPMRVAVDRWDLPRLELGDPAIGAPVEVNDVRAYVGAVTTGIRAFTVVPFVFAEATSARALNGMAEGQSTYLLADMNDAVCERDFVAWIGGSGDLQAVPQKEFERMTADYWMTRSGAGGALGFSALLGLLVGVIVVGQTLYSLVGGHLRELATWRTMGATSRELLSFVLWQAGFLAVAGTMLAIGLAVALREAATLGGLSLVVSTYTLLLGFGSTFTTCGLSALISGLRVLRLEPAEVFK; this is encoded by the coding sequence ATGATGAACGTTGCGCTACGCACGCTGTTTCACGAGCGTGGAAAATTCGTCGCGGCCCTGCTCGGAGTTTGTTTTGCGGCGACCCTGGTATTGGCCCAATCGGGCCTCTATTTCGGATTCAAAGGCATGTCGACCACCGTCATTTCGCACCTGCGCGGCGACGTCTGGGTCATGGCCAAGGGCACGCAATTGTTCGATTCGGCCGACCGCGTGTCGGCGGGGGCCGCGGAGGCGGTGGCCGCGCACCCGTGCGTGCGCGGCGTCCGCAGCCTCATCATGTCGTGGGCCACCTTGCGAAAGCCGAGCGGGGCGGTGGACAACGTGCAATTGATTGGCTTTGCGCGCGACGACCTCGATGTGGTGCCGTGGTCGCTCGCCGACGGGCTGCCCGCCGATCTCCACGCGCCCATGCGGGTCGCGGTGGACCGCTGGGATCTACCGCGGCTCGAGCTGGGCGATCCGGCCATCGGCGCGCCGGTGGAGGTGAACGACGTGCGGGCGTACGTGGGCGCGGTGACCACCGGCATTCGCGCCTTTACCGTCGTGCCCTTCGTATTTGCCGAGGCGACCTCCGCGCGCGCCCTGAACGGCATGGCCGAGGGCCAATCGACCTACCTCCTCGCCGATATGAACGACGCCGTCTGCGAACGCGATTTCGTAGCGTGGATCGGCGGGTCGGGCGATTTGCAGGCCGTACCGCAAAAGGAGTTCGAGCGCATGACCGCCGACTATTGGATGACGCGATCGGGGGCGGGGGGCGCCCTTGGTTTCAGCGCGCTGCTCGGGCTCTTGGTGGGCGTGATCGTCGTCGGGCAAACGCTCTATTCGCTGGTGGGCGGGCACTTGCGCGAGCTCGCCACCTGGAGGACCATGGGGGCCACGAGCCGCGAGCTTCTGAGCTTCGTCCTCTGGCAAGCTGGTTTCCTGGCGGTGGCAGGGACCATGTTGGCCATCGGGCTCGCCGTGGCCTTGCGCGAGGCGGCCACCTTGGGCGGCCTAAGCCTGGTCGTTTCGACGTACACCTTGCTCTTGGGGTTTGGCTCGACCTTCACCACCTGCGGGCTGTCGGCGCTCATCAGCGGCCTTCGGGTGCTCCGGCTCGAGCCGGCGGAGGTGTTCAAATGA
- a CDS encoding SDR family oxidoreductase — protein MTASSNLLITGANGIVGSELVRSLLHAPDGAHLYLLIRGDTSEVAAKERWIRAWASTAKNGVKTADLDRVHVVPGDVTRADFGLAPHALGSLTETITGIVHSAASTSFQQSPEQADRINVVGTRHALAFAKRCRRLDRFGLVSTVYVAGQRTGTILEDTLDLGCGHVNEYERSKAVAEEEAGRAGLPLSIYRLGVVVGRREDGRVARMSGIYPVFRILYQGLLSMVPGDPAQIVDIIPVDDACDAIAYLFGQAFEPGARYHVCAGAERSLSLGELLPAFEEAVCQVEPRWRLRGYPRAAYVTSEAFSCFMETIDRVAHLGLRGVVRQLRVFTRQLEYPKVFDRTRLERDLAPSGLHLPHVREWLPTLAAHGVACGFSEPGWEAMLDG, from the coding sequence ATGACAGCTTCCTCCAATCTCTTGATCACGGGTGCCAATGGCATCGTGGGCAGCGAGCTGGTTCGCTCCCTCCTCCACGCGCCCGATGGCGCCCACCTCTATTTGCTGATCCGCGGCGACACATCGGAGGTCGCGGCCAAGGAGCGCTGGATCCGCGCATGGGCCAGCACCGCGAAGAACGGCGTGAAGACGGCCGACCTCGATCGGGTGCACGTGGTGCCGGGCGATGTGACGCGCGCAGACTTCGGACTCGCGCCCCACGCGCTCGGGTCTCTCACCGAAACGATCACGGGGATCGTCCACTCGGCCGCGTCCACGTCCTTTCAACAAAGCCCCGAGCAGGCCGACCGGATCAACGTGGTCGGCACGCGGCACGCGCTCGCGTTCGCGAAGCGGTGTCGAAGGTTGGATCGCTTCGGGCTCGTCTCCACCGTTTACGTGGCCGGGCAGCGCACGGGGACCATCCTCGAGGATACGCTCGATCTCGGGTGCGGCCATGTCAATGAATACGAGCGCTCCAAGGCAGTGGCCGAGGAGGAGGCGGGGCGCGCGGGCCTGCCCCTTTCCATCTATCGATTGGGCGTGGTGGTCGGACGGCGGGAGGACGGCCGGGTCGCTCGCATGAGCGGTATTTATCCGGTATTCCGGATTCTGTACCAAGGGCTCTTATCCATGGTTCCGGGCGACCCTGCGCAAATCGTCGACATCATCCCGGTCGACGACGCGTGCGATGCCATCGCCTACCTCTTTGGTCAGGCGTTCGAGCCCGGCGCGCGCTACCACGTGTGCGCAGGGGCCGAGCGCTCGCTCTCGCTCGGCGAGCTGCTCCCCGCCTTCGAAGAAGCCGTTTGCCAGGTGGAGCCGAGGTGGCGGCTGCGCGGTTATCCGCGCGCGGCCTATGTGACCTCGGAGGCGTTCTCCTGCTTCATGGAAACCATCGACCGGGTCGCGCACCTCGGACTGCGCGGGGTCGTGCGGCAGCTGCGCGTGTTTACGCGGCAGCTCGAGTATCCCAAGGTCTTCGATCGCACGCGGCTCGAGCGCGATCTCGCGCCCAGCGGGCTCCATCTCCCGCACGTTCGCGAGTGGCTGCCGACGTTGGCGGCGCACGGGGTGGCGTGCGGCTTCTCCGAGCCGGGTTGGGAGGCGATGCTCGATGGTTGA
- a CDS encoding efflux RND transporter periplasmic adaptor subunit has product MSGRRLRLAVGLAVAASVLVVGGTLVRGALTEVVEVKSGTLHPSVVARAVVVASKGIADVRPRVDGRVAKVHAREGEAVRAGQLLVEIDPGELASTLERVEAERSSRIASADAELRVARSALALAADRERRTAKLVTSGSESPQALVESRAALGMAQAEYGRVRARRELIRGGHAPRELAEGDSTSDDARRRLERTRIVAPIDGVVLERRVDEGDTVNAGDATLFEIADPRATEVAIEVEESDAMLVAPGLEVVLRMPGKGADVGRARIERTSSTLQRRTIGAEDARIRAESQIRTAWATWLGDASHPPMVPIGKRLEAWIALTPHDAIAVVPRRAVAVDDGAARVRIKWGPFLSERTVRLGVADEQWIEIYGLAPGSYVSTRGRGK; this is encoded by the coding sequence GTGAGCGGGCGCCGTCTTCGCCTGGCCGTGGGGCTCGCGGTCGCGGCTTCGGTGCTGGTCGTGGGGGGAACCCTCGTGCGCGGTGCCCTCACCGAGGTCGTCGAGGTGAAGTCCGGCACCTTGCACCCGAGCGTGGTGGCCCGCGCGGTGGTGGTGGCGTCCAAAGGCATTGCCGACGTGCGCCCTCGCGTCGACGGGCGTGTCGCAAAGGTTCACGCCCGCGAGGGCGAGGCCGTTCGTGCCGGGCAATTGTTGGTCGAAATCGATCCTGGCGAGCTCGCATCGACCTTGGAGCGCGTGGAGGCCGAGCGATCGAGCCGGATCGCGAGCGCCGACGCGGAGCTGCGCGTCGCACGTAGCGCGCTCGCGCTCGCAGCGGACCGCGAGCGCCGCACGGCGAAGCTGGTCACCAGCGGGTCGGAGAGCCCGCAAGCGCTGGTCGAGAGCCGGGCCGCGCTCGGGATGGCCCAGGCCGAGTACGGTCGCGTCCGCGCCCGGCGCGAATTGATCCGCGGCGGTCATGCCCCCCGGGAGTTGGCCGAGGGGGATTCGACCTCCGACGATGCCCGGCGGCGCCTCGAGCGAACGCGCATCGTCGCGCCCATCGATGGGGTCGTCCTCGAGCGGCGGGTCGACGAGGGCGATACGGTCAACGCCGGCGACGCGACCCTCTTCGAAATCGCCGATCCCAGGGCCACCGAGGTCGCCATCGAGGTCGAAGAGTCCGACGCCATGCTCGTCGCGCCGGGGCTCGAGGTCGTGTTGCGCATGCCCGGCAAAGGTGCCGACGTCGGGCGCGCGAGGATCGAGCGTACCAGCTCCACCCTGCAGCGCAGGACCATCGGCGCCGAGGACGCGAGGATCCGCGCCGAAAGCCAAATCCGCACCGCGTGGGCCACGTGGCTTGGCGATGCCTCCCACCCGCCGATGGTGCCCATTGGAAAGCGCCTCGAAGCCTGGATTGCGCTGACGCCGCACGACGCCATTGCCGTGGTCCCACGGCGCGCGGTCGCGGTCGACGACGGCGCGGCGCGCGTTCGGATCAAGTGGGGCCCGTTTCTGTCCGAACGCACGGTGCGGCTCGGGGTGGCGGACGAACAGTGGATTGAAATTTATGGGCTCGCCCCAGGCTCTTATGTGTCTACTCGAGGTCGCGGGAAATAG
- a CDS encoding acyl carrier protein — translation MSESTVSQLRALLAEVCAIDLQNVQADRKLRSYGLDSVRAFELVILIEETFGLPIKPEVFEGLRNATVGELADYIAREVA, via the coding sequence ATGAGTGAGTCCACCGTTAGCCAACTTCGAGCCCTCCTCGCCGAGGTGTGCGCCATCGATCTGCAGAACGTACAGGCCGATCGGAAGCTCCGTTCGTACGGCCTCGATTCGGTTCGCGCCTTCGAGCTGGTCATCTTGATCGAGGAGACCTTCGGTTTGCCCATCAAGCCCGAGGTCTTCGAGGGGCTTCGGAACGCCACCGTCGGCGAGCTCGCAGATTACATCGCGCGCGAAGTTGCTTGA
- a CDS encoding iron-containing redox enzyme family protein codes for MTESSIPSQLRELYARAMLRADPTDWPQLEGRAKAAAELGRRAFAERDRTAWEIVQAVEWRLHRASALRPNDPGDVLVLDALYRAEEATLPDEKPPAGLDPKSFCELLARTIAEHSSADGKLIGLMKDGNLSVEDWQFFGYQWVPAAIDFTRQIALCSLTLPRESAKFLYLNLYDEIGKGNPEFAHWNLLTKFLGPLGVRFDDESSILAWAAPEVLAMVNTQNRLIWHREPGWALGSMFLAERLVPSELDQVRKAALGIDLPKGSLDFFEDHVETDVGHAEDWLTIIRGMLETYEQQCVVHAAALQRGRVQRRAWDGAFEAWQVWKKTGVAPHVRFEELEGAARP; via the coding sequence ATGACCGAATCGTCCATCCCTTCCCAACTGCGCGAGCTCTACGCCCGCGCGATGCTCCGCGCCGACCCCACCGACTGGCCGCAGCTCGAAGGCCGCGCCAAAGCGGCCGCCGAGTTGGGCCGTCGCGCCTTCGCCGAGCGCGATCGAACGGCTTGGGAGATCGTGCAAGCCGTGGAATGGCGGCTGCATCGCGCCAGCGCGCTGCGCCCCAACGATCCCGGCGACGTCCTGGTGCTGGATGCGCTCTACCGCGCCGAGGAGGCCACCCTCCCCGACGAGAAGCCCCCCGCGGGGCTCGACCCCAAGTCGTTTTGCGAGCTCTTGGCCCGCACCATCGCCGAGCATAGCTCCGCCGACGGCAAGCTGATCGGGCTCATGAAAGATGGCAATCTGTCGGTCGAGGACTGGCAGTTCTTCGGGTACCAATGGGTGCCGGCGGCCATCGATTTCACCCGTCAGATCGCGCTCTGCTCGCTGACCTTGCCGCGCGAGAGCGCCAAGTTCCTTTATTTGAACTTGTACGACGAAATCGGAAAGGGCAATCCGGAATTTGCGCACTGGAACCTGCTGACCAAGTTCCTCGGGCCGCTGGGCGTGCGCTTCGACGACGAGTCGAGCATCCTGGCCTGGGCGGCGCCCGAGGTGCTGGCCATGGTCAATACGCAAAATCGTCTCATTTGGCACCGGGAGCCGGGTTGGGCTCTTGGCTCGATGTTCTTGGCCGAGCGTTTGGTGCCGAGCGAGCTCGATCAGGTGCGCAAAGCCGCATTGGGCATCGATCTTCCAAAAGGCTCGCTGGACTTCTTCGAGGACCACGTGGAGACCGACGTAGGGCACGCCGAGGATTGGCTGACCATCATCCGGGGCATGCTCGAGACGTACGAGCAGCAATGCGTCGTTCATGCGGCGGCGCTCCAGCGCGGAAGGGTGCAGCGCCGGGCGTGGGACGGTGCGTTCGAAGCATGGCAGGTCTGGAAAAAAACGGGTGTCGCGCCGCACGTGCGCTTCGAGGAGCTGGAGGGCGCTGCCCGCCCATGA
- a CDS encoding BtaA family protein, with protein sequence MRSVLRRLTRPEAAPGRLFYAQVLEDPRLELEALAPGPNDTTLVISSGGCTALSFLASENTGTLVSVDRNTVQNHVVELKAAALDLPPADAILFLGGRPSKEGQRIETYHDLRHVLSDGARRYWDRRLGAIRRGVLGAGLAERFMGALGSIIRFAVHPRARIDRMLSFDSLDEQRAFYESDWNTRRWRALFPILLNQRVFRYLGLGQNRFYHGGGSSFAEHFQNGLEHSLKAVHARDNYFIHYMMTGHYPADEAGWPLYLNPDGARKAAEGRDRLTLVDGGVTEYLASREPRSIQRFALSNVPEWMSAAEIDALFAEVARTAAPGARVCFRNFVGFTEVPDRWRNTFVVDRRFENAITRDRSGVQRRIVVCDVVAA encoded by the coding sequence ATGCGTTCCGTGCTCCGTCGCCTCACCCGCCCCGAAGCCGCCCCCGGCCGGCTCTTTTACGCGCAGGTCCTGGAAGATCCCCGGCTCGAACTGGAGGCCCTCGCCCCTGGCCCCAACGATACCACCCTGGTGATCAGCTCCGGCGGCTGCACCGCCCTGTCGTTTCTGGCGTCGGAGAACACCGGCACCCTCGTGTCCGTGGACCGCAACACCGTGCAAAATCACGTGGTCGAGCTCAAAGCGGCCGCGCTCGACTTGCCGCCTGCCGATGCCATTTTGTTCCTCGGCGGGCGGCCTTCGAAGGAGGGCCAGCGCATCGAAACCTACCACGATCTCCGCCACGTGCTGAGCGACGGAGCCCGTCGCTATTGGGACCGGAGGCTCGGCGCCATCCGCCGTGGGGTCCTGGGCGCGGGGCTGGCCGAGCGCTTCATGGGCGCGCTGGGCAGCATCATTCGGTTCGCGGTCCACCCGCGCGCGCGCATCGATCGGATGCTCTCGTTCGACTCCTTGGACGAGCAGCGCGCCTTCTACGAGTCCGATTGGAATACGCGGAGGTGGCGCGCGCTGTTCCCCATTCTCTTGAACCAGCGCGTCTTCCGCTATTTGGGCTTGGGCCAGAACCGATTTTACCACGGTGGAGGCTCGAGCTTCGCCGAGCACTTCCAGAACGGGCTGGAACACTCGCTCAAGGCCGTGCACGCGCGCGACAATTATTTCATTCACTACATGATGACCGGCCACTACCCGGCCGACGAGGCGGGCTGGCCCCTCTACTTGAACCCCGATGGCGCGCGAAAGGCCGCCGAGGGACGGGATCGGCTCACCCTGGTGGACGGGGGCGTGACCGAGTACCTCGCGAGCCGCGAGCCGCGATCGATCCAGCGATTCGCGCTGTCCAACGTGCCGGAGTGGATGAGCGCCGCCGAGATCGACGCGCTCTTCGCCGAGGTCGCGCGCACGGCGGCGCCGGGGGCGCGCGTCTGTTTTCGCAATTTCGTGGGGTTCACCGAAGTCCCCGATCGATGGCGAAATACGTTCGTCGTCGACCGGAGGTTCGAAAATGCCATTACGCGCGACCGCAGCGGGGTTCAGCGGCGGATCGTCGTTTGCGACGTGGTGGCGGCTTGA
- a CDS encoding AraC family transcriptional regulator, translating to MTPSDPVLTIRTRFLTFVLHYVQSRGGDARALARRFELPPEHSDTEPVRWELLRDLSEAAERAIDEPFIGLRMAQANPRGSYGVFEFSAYTAPKVGDALARLVRYQSLVTDRTRFALRVTEDRSTIEHRIVGLPFGCGRHPNEFTVALLVRRVREILDPAFAPCGAYFGHDRPACVDELVEFFGTDNLVFAHPFNGISFARELLDRPMPTADPALLSVLDEHAKILVGILPQATDFLGSVRNVIQRDLLNGPPGVDKVADRLRMSVRTLQRRLRDCQTSFNELVDDVRHQLALQHLANETLSIGEITYVLGYSDTRAFHRAFRRWKGTTPAAYRRRNEPGAVHAISRDLE from the coding sequence ATGACCCCGAGCGACCCCGTTCTTACGATACGAACCCGTTTTCTAACTTTCGTTCTTCACTACGTACAGTCCCGAGGCGGCGATGCCCGAGCGCTGGCGCGTCGATTCGAGCTTCCTCCCGAACATTCGGATACCGAGCCCGTTCGCTGGGAGCTGCTGCGCGATTTGAGCGAAGCCGCCGAACGCGCGATCGACGAGCCGTTCATCGGTCTGCGCATGGCGCAAGCCAATCCACGCGGAAGCTACGGTGTTTTCGAGTTTTCCGCGTACACTGCACCAAAGGTCGGGGATGCCCTGGCGCGATTGGTCCGCTATCAGAGCTTGGTCACCGATCGCACGCGGTTCGCGCTCCGGGTCACCGAAGATCGGAGCACCATCGAGCACCGCATCGTGGGACTTCCATTCGGATGCGGCCGCCATCCCAATGAGTTTACGGTGGCCCTCCTCGTCCGCCGGGTGCGCGAGATCCTCGATCCGGCGTTCGCGCCGTGCGGCGCTTACTTCGGGCACGATCGCCCAGCCTGCGTCGACGAGCTGGTGGAGTTCTTCGGCACGGACAACCTCGTATTCGCCCACCCCTTCAATGGGATCTCCTTCGCCCGCGAGCTCCTCGATCGCCCCATGCCCACGGCCGATCCTGCGTTGCTCTCGGTCCTCGACGAGCACGCCAAAATCCTCGTGGGCATCCTTCCGCAGGCCACCGACTTTCTCGGCTCCGTTCGAAACGTCATTCAGCGCGATCTCTTGAACGGTCCTCCCGGCGTGGACAAAGTCGCGGATCGATTGCGGATGAGCGTGCGGACATTGCAACGGCGCTTGCGCGATTGTCAAACCTCGTTCAACGAGCTGGTCGACGACGTTCGCCATCAGCTCGCCCTCCAGCACCTGGCCAACGAAACGCTCTCGATCGGCGAAATCACGTATGTGTTGGGATATTCCGATACCCGCGCGTTTCATCGCGCGTTCCGGCGCTGGAAGGGGACGACCCCCGCCGCATATCGAAGAAGGAATGAGCCCGGCGCGGTGCATGCTATTTCCCGCGACCTCGAGTAG
- a CDS encoding acyl-CoA dehydrogenase gives MIRALAMRELGLPDVCADPVLGAIDAVLSEPGTLARIREHETRRSYPSDVLAALGEAGLAALFTEPSRATVYHLALLNAITARASGSVAITVGVNGLALLPVHAAGTDAQRARIFQRVRGGAMASLLLTEWDRGSDLLRNEARAELAADGTYRLSGDKHLINGGGKHDLLICLLRTRAAAPAPAAPRDCDRDGDNGDRHGDGLTAAGDFSLFVVDRASLPQGAAGGALVRATRRHRTLPCTAADISDVRLSGVPVSADAILGRVGEGFSLVQRTLALSRGGISGLASGVASAAREQATAHARERKLYGRSILHLGAIAAHLARVHACDVLAAALSLKQAAFANALGHGGAYLTAVAKLACTQLAEEAVTEGRLVLGARALVEHAGYDRLVRDVTLYSVFDGTSHVMLEEIAWRLAQMAVRSRPARGGELDTLRELRAIYAAPPRPLTEVAGARGRVRVFPIHEHLRALANESDNGLLEPLRAVASALMDAVAALRERGSWDDEQSVRFDAAAALAKLEAVVAAMEWADPTCRERLGLPAMAAPAGGGLLSPPIVHFAAGWMGARILSDVRHLCIRASRPTADLEDAERALVGQRDGALRAFHRDRSNMGGAVS, from the coding sequence ATGATTCGCGCCCTTGCCATGCGCGAGCTCGGCCTGCCCGACGTGTGCGCGGATCCCGTGCTCGGCGCCATCGACGCGGTCCTCTCCGAGCCCGGCACCCTCGCGCGGATCCGCGAGCATGAAACGCGGCGCTCCTACCCGAGCGACGTGCTGGCGGCCCTCGGCGAGGCCGGCCTCGCCGCGCTGTTCACCGAGCCATCGCGGGCAACGGTGTATCACCTGGCCTTGCTCAACGCGATCACGGCGCGCGCCTCGGGCTCGGTGGCCATCACCGTGGGGGTGAACGGTCTGGCGCTCCTTCCGGTCCACGCGGCCGGCACCGACGCGCAGCGCGCTCGTATTTTTCAGCGGGTGCGCGGAGGGGCCATGGCCTCGTTGCTGCTCACCGAATGGGACCGCGGGTCCGATCTGCTGCGCAACGAAGCGCGCGCCGAGCTCGCGGCCGACGGCACGTACCGTTTGTCCGGCGACAAACATCTGATCAACGGCGGCGGCAAACACGATTTGCTCATTTGCCTTTTGCGCACGCGCGCGGCCGCACCCGCACCCGCAGCGCCTCGCGATTGTGACCGTGACGGCGACAACGGCGACCGCCATGGCGACGGGCTGACCGCCGCGGGCGATTTTTCGCTGTTTGTCGTCGATCGCGCCTCGTTGCCGCAAGGCGCTGCGGGCGGAGCGCTCGTTCGCGCCACCCGCCGGCATCGAACGCTCCCTTGCACGGCGGCGGACATCAGCGATGTGCGGCTGTCGGGCGTCCCCGTCTCCGCCGATGCCATCTTGGGGCGCGTGGGGGAGGGATTTTCCCTGGTGCAGCGGACCCTCGCGTTGTCGCGCGGTGGAATCAGCGGGCTCGCCTCCGGCGTGGCCAGCGCGGCACGCGAGCAGGCCACGGCGCACGCGCGTGAACGCAAGCTCTATGGTCGTTCGATTTTGCACCTGGGCGCCATCGCGGCCCACCTCGCGCGGGTTCATGCCTGCGACGTCCTCGCGGCGGCGCTCTCGCTGAAGCAAGCGGCCTTCGCCAACGCGCTGGGCCACGGCGGCGCGTACCTGACGGCGGTCGCCAAGCTCGCGTGCACGCAATTGGCCGAAGAGGCGGTGACCGAGGGGCGCCTGGTGCTCGGCGCCCGCGCCTTGGTGGAGCACGCAGGCTACGATCGCCTGGTTCGCGACGTGACCTTGTATAGTGTCTTCGACGGGACATCGCACGTCATGCTCGAAGAAATCGCGTGGCGGCTCGCGCAAATGGCCGTCCGGTCCCGCCCCGCGCGAGGAGGCGAGCTGGATACCCTGCGCGAGCTCCGGGCCATTTACGCCGCGCCACCGCGTCCACTGACGGAGGTCGCCGGGGCTCGCGGACGGGTCCGGGTGTTTCCCATCCACGAGCATCTTCGGGCGCTCGCGAACGAATCGGACAATGGCCTGCTCGAGCCGCTGCGCGCGGTGGCCTCGGCGTTGATGGATGCCGTGGCCGCGCTCCGCGAGCGAGGCTCATGGGACGACGAGCAGTCCGTGCGCTTCGACGCCGCCGCCGCGCTGGCGAAGCTCGAGGCCGTCGTGGCCGCGATGGAATGGGCCGATCCCACGTGCCGCGAGCGTCTGGGGCTACCTGCCATGGCCGCACCCGCCGGAGGCGGCCTTCTTTCGCCTCCCATCGTGCATTTTGCTGCAGGTTGGATGGGCGCGCGGATCCTGAGCGACGTCCGCCATCTTTGCATTCGCGCATCGCGCCCCACCGCCGATCTCGAGGACGCCGAGCGCGCGCTCGTGGGCCAGCGGGACGGTGCGTTGCGCGCGTTTCACCGCGATCGATCGAACATGGGAGGAGCCGTATCATGA
- a CDS encoding diiron oxygenase: MTAPSFERWTNLSTKLSQRSVVRYTNPHTRFEWPDRAPPDRLAMSPGLSMLAGHPLLAELSDEQRWRLHLQEAVHFFSLNIAGERELLTGLVQRLYKGACATVAEYMHHFVHEENAHSVVFSRFCMSYGGVVYPDPQIRFGRDPHPGEEDILFFARVLAFEQIADSYNRRLAGDDALWPLVRGINRYHAEDEARHIAFGKAALVALWERYALAWPEEVRDRVRAHLRAFIDATLRSYVSAAVLRDAGVPGDPYALRREILALPERAALGREATRRTCDFLSRLGALAPC; encoded by the coding sequence GTGACCGCCCCTTCGTTCGAGCGTTGGACCAACCTCTCGACGAAACTGTCCCAGCGCTCGGTGGTCCGATACACCAACCCGCACACCCGCTTCGAATGGCCCGATCGCGCGCCGCCGGATCGATTGGCCATGAGCCCGGGATTATCCATGCTCGCCGGTCACCCCCTGCTCGCCGAGTTGAGCGACGAGCAGCGCTGGCGGCTCCATCTGCAGGAGGCCGTGCACTTCTTCTCGTTGAACATCGCCGGCGAGCGGGAGCTGCTGACGGGTTTGGTGCAGCGCCTCTACAAGGGCGCGTGCGCCACGGTGGCCGAATACATGCACCACTTCGTGCACGAAGAAAATGCGCATAGCGTGGTCTTTTCACGCTTTTGCATGTCGTACGGAGGGGTCGTCTACCCCGATCCGCAAATCCGCTTTGGCCGCGATCCGCACCCGGGAGAGGAGGACATTCTCTTCTTCGCCCGGGTGCTGGCCTTCGAACAGATCGCCGATTCCTACAACCGGCGGCTGGCCGGCGACGACGCGCTATGGCCGCTCGTGCGCGGGATCAACCGTTACCACGCCGAGGACGAGGCCCGGCACATCGCCTTTGGAAAGGCCGCGCTCGTGGCCCTGTGGGAGCGCTACGCGCTGGCGTGGCCGGAGGAGGTGCGCGATCGCGTGCGCGCACATTTGCGCGCGTTCATCGACGCGACCCTTCGAAGCTATGTCAGCGCCGCGGTCCTTCGCGACGCGGGTGTTCCCGGCGATCCCTATGCGCTGCGGCGCGAGATCCTGGCGCTCCCGGAGCGCGCGGCGCTCGGCCGTGAGGCCACCCGGCGCACATGCGACTTTCTCTCGAGGTTGGGGGCCCTCGCGCCATGCTGA
- a CDS encoding ABC transporter ATP-binding protein, with protein sequence MIAPLVRTRGLSKTFGDEGELTHVLRSVDFELRPGELVLFMGPSGSGKTTFISIVVGVMRASGGRVELCGADITDVSQESAAALRRRKLGFVFQTDNLFPGLTAHGNVAEVLRMKGCSHVQERATEALEAVGLGHRLHHLPGQLSGGQRQRVSIARALASDPALLVGDEITAALDGEMAMRVMDVVRARTSSGRGALIVTHDERLLQYADRVVHMEDGRIRSDLSRRSARGVITGAP encoded by the coding sequence ATGATCGCCCCGCTGGTGCGCACCCGGGGGCTGTCCAAGACATTTGGAGACGAGGGCGAGCTTACGCACGTCTTGCGCTCCGTCGATTTCGAGCTGCGGCCCGGTGAGCTGGTGCTGTTCATGGGGCCCTCCGGCTCGGGAAAAACGACGTTCATCTCGATCGTGGTCGGGGTCATGCGCGCGTCGGGCGGCCGGGTGGAATTGTGTGGAGCGGATATCACGGATGTTTCGCAAGAGAGCGCAGCGGCCCTGCGCCGGCGCAAATTGGGATTCGTGTTTCAAACGGACAATCTTTTTCCGGGGCTCACCGCGCATGGAAACGTGGCCGAGGTGCTGCGCATGAAGGGCTGCTCGCACGTGCAGGAGCGCGCGACGGAGGCCCTCGAAGCCGTGGGCCTCGGGCATCGGCTGCACCATCTCCCCGGCCAGCTCTCCGGCGGGCAACGGCAGCGCGTATCCATCGCCCGCGCCCTTGCCTCCGATCCCGCGCTGCTGGTCGGTGACGAGATCACCGCCGCGCTCGACGGCGAAATGGCCATGCGGGTGATGGACGTCGTCCGAGCGCGTACGAGCTCGGGCCGGGGTGCGCTCATCGTGACCCATGACGAGCGCCTGCTTCAATATGCCGATCGGGTGGTGCACATGGAGGATGGGCGCATTCGCTCCGATCTATCCAGACGGTCCGCTCGTGGGGTGATCACGGGGGCACCGTGA